TTCTTTGCGTTCGGACCGCGTCGACACGCGTATGTCTGAGGACGCGACTCTCCGTGAGGTCCCCGGTGCGATCGCAGACTACGCCTCCGGCGTCGCGGGCGTCGTCGCACGCGGTGCGGTGGTCGTCGCCGCGCCGGTGCTACTGCTCGGGGTCCTCGCGCTTTTGATCGTCGGCGGCGGCGTCGCGCTCGTCCTGCTCGCGGTTCTCGCACCCGCCATCGCCGCCGCCGTCGCGCTCGAAGTTCCGTCACGGCTCCGCGAGCGGTTCGCGTAGGGTGGCGAAAAACCGGAGGGTTAAACCTCCGCGAAATCGAACCCCCGACTGCGCGAGGGTGGCTGAGTTTGGAAAAGGCGGCGGACTCAAGATCCGCTCTCGTAGGAGTCCGTGGGTTCAAATCCCTCCCCTCGCATCCAAATCCGCGAGCGAAGCGAGCGGTTGGATCGTCACGAGGGATTTGAATCAGGGAGCAGCCTCGCTGCGACCGTGGTTCAAATCCCTCCCCTCGCACTTGATTGCGCGAGCGACAGCGAGCGCTACCTGCGGAACAGAGGATTTGAACCCTGCCAGTCGCGCGCAGCAAACGCAGTGAGTGAGCACGTCTGGCTTCGGTTCAACATCCCTCCCCTCGCACTCGAAGTCCGAGCGACAGCGATGACTCGATGGAAACGTGGGATTTGAATCAGGGAGCAGCCTCGCTGCGACCGTGGTTCAACATCCCTCCCCTCGCACTCGAGGTCCGAGCAACGCATTTATTGACATATCTCGACGAAGCGGACGTATGGTCTCCACTGGAACGAAGATCACCCTCCCCTTCGTCGTCGTCGCAACGCTCCTCTGGTACCTCTCGTTGGGAAGCGTCGAAACGTGGGTCTCGTGGGCGATCCTCGTCGGCGTCGGCGTGTTGGCTCCGACGATACTCACCGAGTCCGATCGGTTCGCCGCCAAGTAACGGTGCGTTTCTACCAAACGGTAGACGAGTGGACACGCGGCCGTTCCCGTGCCGGGACGCCGCGCTCGCGGGCATCTCGTCCGCCGTCTCGACGCTTCTGAGCCGCGAAGCACGCGTCGGTTGCTCGAACGAACGAGTGCGGGACCGCGCCGCCGGCAGAGCTCAGTAGCTCCGGATCTTCGGCTCGTATCGCTTGTTCTCGCCTTCGAGCAGCACCGGCTTGTACCACAGTTCCGGCGAGCCGTCGTTCCACGACAGCAGCGTGTGCTTCAGCCAGTTCTCGTCGTCGCGCTCCTGGTGCTCCTTGCGCCAGTGCGCGCCGCGGAACTCCTCGCGGGCGAGCGCGCCGAGCGTGATCGCCTCCGCGAGGTCGATGACGTTCCGCGTCTCGATGGTCTGCTGTAAGTCGGTGTTGAACGTCCGCGACTGGTCGGCGACGCCGACTTCCTCGTAGGCCTCGCGCGCCTCGCGGATGTCCCGGAGCGCCTGTTCGAGGCCCTCCGTCTCGCGGAAGACGTTGACGTTCTCCGTCATCGACTCCTGGACCTCGGCGCGGATCTCCGCGTGGTTGCGGCCGTCCTCGTTGTCCAGCAGCGCTTCGACGCGTTCGGTCGCACGTTCGGTCGCGCGCTCGACGAGTCCCGCCGGATCGAGGTCGGGGCCGCCGTCGGCAACAGCGTCTCCCCCGGAGGGGTCGGCCTCGACGCTCGGTTCGACGGCGCCGGGTGCCACCGGCGTCTCGACGTCGCCGGCCTCCCACTCGCCGCGCTTCCCGGTCGGTATCTGGGCCTCGCCGATGTCGCGGCCGGCGGCGTGGTGGCCCGCCCGAGCGCCGAAGACGATGAGTTCCGGCAGCGCGTTGCCGCCGAGGCGGTTCGAGCCGTGGACCGAGGCGCAGGCGCACTCGCCGGCGGCGTAGAGCCCCGAGATACAGGTCTCGCCGTTCTCGTCGGTCTCGACCCCGCCCATCGCGTAGTGTTGGCCGGGCTTGACCGGCATCGGCTCTTCGAGCGGGTCGACGCCCTCGAAGTCCTCCGAGAGGTGGATGATGTTCTCCAGTCGGTCCACGATCCGCTCCTCGCCGAGGTGCCGCATATCGAGGTGAACGTACTCGTCCTCGATGCCGCGACCCTCGTTGACTTCCGTCAACTCCGCGCGGGAGACGACGTCGCGAGAGGCGAGTTCGCCGTCGTTGTTCGCGTAGCCGTACTCGAACATGAATCGCTCGCCCTCGCTGTTGTAGAGGATCCCGCCCTCGCCGCGGACGCCTTCGGTGATCAGCACGCCCGTCGAGGGGAGCGTCGTCGGGTGGAACTGGATGAATTCCATGTCCTCGATCGGGACGCCGGCGCGGTAGGCCATCGCGACGCCGTCGCCGGTGTTGGCCACCGCGTTGGTCGTGTGGTCGTACACCTGGCCGGGGCCGCCGGTCGCGAGGATGACGCCGTCTCGCGCGTGGAAGCCCTCGATGTTCCCGGATTGGACGTCGTAGCCGACGACGCCGTGACAACTCCGCTCTTCGGGCGTTTCCTCGTCGCTGACGGCGAGGTCGAGGACGTACCACTCGTCGTAGACCTGGATGCCGCGCTTGACGAGCTGTTCGTACATCGTGTGCAGGAGTTGGTGCCCCGTTTCCGCGCCCGCGTAGGTCGTCCGCGGGAACGAGAGCCCGCCGAACGGTCGCTGGCTGACGCGGCCGTCGTCCTCCCTGGAGAAGGCCATCCCCCAGTGTTCGAGCTGAATGACCTCCTCGGGGCTATCCTGCGCGAGCGTCTCGATGGCCGGGGCGTCGCCGAGGTAGTCCGACCCCTTCATCGTGTCGTAGGCGTGGTCCTGCCAGGAGTCGCCCTCCCGGAGCGCGGCGTTGATGCCGCCCTCTGCCGCCCCCGTGTGGCTCCGCACCGGGTGGAGTTTCGAGACGATGGCCACGTCGGCCCCCTCTTCTTGCGCCGCGATGGCCGCGCGGAGGCCCGCGCCTCCCGCGCCCACCACGATGACGTCGTGTTCGTGCATAGTGTGTCTTCGAGTTACCAAAACTTGAGATTGTTCTTGACCGCCTCGCGCTTCAGTTCCTGG
This portion of the Halobellus litoreus genome encodes:
- a CDS encoding FAD-binding protein — translated: MHEHDVIVVGAGGAGLRAAIAAQEEGADVAIVSKLHPVRSHTGAAEGGINAALREGDSWQDHAYDTMKGSDYLGDAPAIETLAQDSPEEVIQLEHWGMAFSREDDGRVSQRPFGGLSFPRTTYAGAETGHQLLHTMYEQLVKRGIQVYDEWYVLDLAVSDEETPEERSCHGVVGYDVQSGNIEGFHARDGVILATGGPGQVYDHTTNAVANTGDGVAMAYRAGVPIEDMEFIQFHPTTLPSTGVLITEGVRGEGGILYNSEGERFMFEYGYANNDGELASRDVVSRAELTEVNEGRGIEDEYVHLDMRHLGEERIVDRLENIIHLSEDFEGVDPLEEPMPVKPGQHYAMGGVETDENGETCISGLYAAGECACASVHGSNRLGGNALPELIVFGARAGHHAAGRDIGEAQIPTGKRGEWEAGDVETPVAPGAVEPSVEADPSGGDAVADGGPDLDPAGLVERATERATERVEALLDNEDGRNHAEIRAEVQESMTENVNVFRETEGLEQALRDIREAREAYEEVGVADQSRTFNTDLQQTIETRNVIDLAEAITLGALAREEFRGAHWRKEHQERDDENWLKHTLLSWNDGSPELWYKPVLLEGENKRYEPKIRSY